The Pyrus communis chromosome 9, drPyrComm1.1, whole genome shotgun sequence genome has a segment encoding these proteins:
- the LOC137745499 gene encoding serine/threonine-protein kinase STY13-like isoform X1, with protein MSCRVRSGGREEREREQAVLRNSVEGVEPKSGTQNGLIAAQQLTIDDNLLVDPKLLFIGAKIGEGAHGKVYEGRYGNQIVAIKVLHRGSTTEERAALEGRFAREVNMMSRVKHENLVKVSAVIKHVLFSSWMLKRVQAVGFHVGFSGILNFILLSIQFIGACKEPLMVIVTELLPGMSLRKYLMSIRPNPLELHVAIKFALDIAHAMECLHANGIIHRDLKPDNLLLTANQKHVKLADFGLAREESVTEMMTAETGTYRWMAPELYSTVTLRQGEKKHYNNKVDVYSFGIVLWELLTNRMPFEGMSNLQAAYAAAFKHARPLLSEDVSPDLAFIIQSCWVEDPNLRPTFSQIIRMLNSFLFKLSPPSPPIPDTDTKEAAASNGTMTEFSVRTRGKFAFLRQLFNAKRTKSSQ; from the exons ATGAGTTGCAGAGTGAGGAGCGGCGGAAGGGAAGAGAGGGAGCGTGAGCAAGCGGTTTTGAGGAACTCTGTGGAGGGTGTCGAGCCTAAATCAGGCACGCAGAATGGTTTGATTGCTGCCCAGCAGCTGACAATCGACGACAATTTGCTGGTGGACCCGAAATTGTTGTTTATCGGGGCAAAAATTGGTGAGGGAGCGCATGGGAAGGTTTATGAAGGAAG GTACGGAAATCAAATTGTGGCGATCAAAGTCCTCCATCGTGGTAGCACTACCGAAGAAAGAGCTGCACTTGAGGGTCGTTTTGCCCGTGAAGTTAATATGATGTCGCGAGTAAAACATGAAAATCTTGTTAAGGTAAGTGCTGTGATTAAACATGTCCTGTTTAGTTCATGGATGCTCAAACGGGTGCAGGCCGTTGGCTTTCATGTTGGTTTCAGTGGAATTCTTAATTTTATTCTACTGTCTATACAGTTCATTGGAGCTTGTAAGGAGCCACTAATGGTGATAGTTACTGAGCTATTACCTGGGATGTCACTGAGGAAGTACCTGATGAGTATTCGTCCAAATCCATTAGAGCTCCATGTGGCCATTAAATTTGCTCTTGACATCGCTCATGCTATGGAATGTTTACATGCCAATGGGATCATACATAGAGATCTAAAACCTG ATAATTTGTTGCTTACAGCAAATCAGAAACATGTAAAGCTTGCAGATTTTGGTCTTGCAAGAGAAGAAAGTGTTACAGAGATGATGACGGCAGAAACTGGGACTTACCGCTGGATGGCTCCTGAG CTGTATAGCACGGTTACTCTACGCCAGGGAGAGAAGAAGCATTACAATAACAAGGTTGATGTATATAGCTTTGGGATTGTCTTATGGGAATTATTGACTAACCGCATGCCCTTCGAAGGCATGTCCAATTTGCAGGCTGCTTATGCTGCTGCTTTCAAG CACGCGAGGCCTCTACTTTCGGAGGACGTATCCCCTGATCTTGCATTTATCATCCAGTCATGTTGGGTTGAAGACCCTAATCTAAGGCCTACGTTCAGCCAGATCATCCGCATGCTCAACTCATTCCTCTTCAAGCTCTCGCCACCCTCACCGCCTATACCAGACACTGACACGAAAGAAGCAGCAGCGAGTAATGGTACAATGACTGAATTCTCTGTCCGGACAAGAGGGAAGTTCGCTTTCCTCAGGCAACTGTTCAATGCCAAGAGGACCAAGAGCTCACAATGA
- the LOC137744237 gene encoding protein RKD2-like, with protein MAIAHGVRFKSIMRTIRGYIAFDKGHCLWGSAYVPLDWEYKFSPEYNFSDPFYSSSSSLDIQETKTNDLREDTTCKLEEKRSHRSVDLSDTTCKLEEKRSHRSIDLSDTTCKVEEKRSHHSIDLSKETISHHFYMPVSEAAQEMNEVGDGQLNGEVELLERERQLMEEFPDLQLEENTKRLRRAFFKAKYKKKRSMSSYN; from the exons ATGGCCATAGCACATGGTGTTAGATTCAAATCTATCATGCGCACAATTCGTGGTTATATTGCATTTGACAAAGGGCATTGTCTGTG GGGAAGCGCCTACGTTCCATTGGATTGGGAATACAAATTTTCACCGGAATATAACTTTTCGGATCCGTTTTACTCATCATCATCGTCACTGGATATTCAAGAAACGAAAACCAATGATTTGAGGGAAGACACTACATGCAAACTAGAAGAGAAGAGAAGTCACCGTTCAGTAGATTTGTCCGACACTACATGCAAACTAGAAGAGAAGAGAAGTCACCGTTCAATAGATTTGTCCGACACCACATGCAAAGTAGAAGAGAAGAGAAGCCACCATTCAATAGATTTGTCAAAGGAAACCATATCCCATCACTTCTACATGCCCGTATCTGAGGCAGCCCAGGAAATGAAT GAGGTAGGAGATGGTCAGCTGAATGGAGAGGTGGAATTGTTGGAGAGGGAGAGGCAGCTGATGGAGGAATTTCCGGATTTGCAACTCGAAGAGAACACAAAGAGGCTGAGAAGAGCTTTCTTTAAAGCCAAGTACAAGAAGAAAAGGTCCATGTCCAGCTATAATTAA
- the LOC137745295 gene encoding MACPF domain-containing protein CAD1-like, whose protein sequence is MGENAGALHTAVNSVQALGRGFDVNFDTRLLYCKGAAGTRILELDEEHTRDLRLYDDIVVPGVSRDIRHSPEAGGRQSSGVCSFHEMVEYFNQKSNASGGFPLGSFNFAFSFTGSKHIDAAATKTLSVDGFYIPLAKVKLFKSPIVLQENVKQAVPRSWDPASLASFIENFGTHVITSVTIGGKDVIYVKQHQSSTLSTTEIKNYVQDIATQRFSDTESNRSSCQMKSNDKGGDPGLFNSQGIYPQPTTAPYLAGKEDVTVIFRRRGGDDLEQNHTRWARTVRSSPDVIEMTFFPITALLEEIPGKEHLTRAIDLYLEYKPPIEELRYFLEFQISRIWAPVSDRNIGHQRKEPVCPSLQFSIMGQKLYVSQEQVTVGRKPVTGIRLCLEGSKQNRLCIHLQHLASLPNILRPYWGSDVAIGAPKWQGPEEQDSRWFEPLKWKNFSHVSTAPIENPEAFTGDHSGVYIVTGAQLGVWDFGSRNVLYMKLLYSRLPGCTIRRSVWDHTQNEKLKKATSTGDSSSGSREHVAGNKLAKFVDMSEMSKGPRDHPGHWLVTGGKLGVERGKIVLRMKYSLLSY, encoded by the exons ATGGGAGAAAATGCAGGAGCTTTGCACACAGCTGTGAACTCCGTACAGGCATTAGGAAGAGGCTTCGACGTGAACTTCGATACAAGGTTGCTCTACTGTAAGGGAGCGGCGGGTACGAGGATTCTGGAGCTTGACGAGGAGCACACCAGGGATCTCCGCCTCTATGATGATATTGTTGTGCCGGGTGTTTCCAGGGACATCAGGCATTCGCCGGAGGCCGGCGGCCGGCAGAGCTCTGGAGTCTGCAGCTTCCATGAG ATGGTTGAGTATTTCAATCAAAAGTCTAACGCCTCTGGCGGCTTTCCTCTTGGAAGTTTCAACTTTGCATTTAGCTTCACTGGTTCAAAGCATATCGATGCTGCAGCCACGAAGACCCTTTCTGTGGATGGATTTTATATTCCACTTGCTAAGGTCAAGCTTTTTAAATCACCAATAGTGTTGCAAGAAAATGTGAAACAGGCTGTCCCGAGGAGTTGGGATCCAGCATCTTTGGCTAG CTtcattgaaaattttggaactCATGTCATAACATCGGTAACAATTGGTGGAAAAGATGTAATTTATGTTAAACAACACCAATCATCTACTTTGTCAACCACGGAGATCAAAAACTATGTCCAGGATATTGCAACTCAGAGGTTCTCAGACACAGAAAGCAATAGAAGTTCATGTCAAATGAAATCTAATGATAAG GGCGGTGATCCTGGTTTATTCAACAGTCAAGGGATATATCCTCAACCCACCACGGCACCGTATCTTGCTGGGAAAGAA GATGTCACGGTCATTTttagaagaagaggaggagacgATCTGGAACAAAACCACACCCGATGGGCAAGAACTGTCCGGTCCTCTCCAGATGTAATTGAGATGACATTTTTTCCCATAACAGCCCTACTTGAAGAGATACCCGGAAAAGAGCACCTTACTCGAGCTATTGATCTTTACCTTGAAT ATAAGCCTCCAATTGAAGAGCTGAGATATTTCCTAGAGTTTCAAATTTCCCGAATATGGGCGCCTGTGTCCGACAGAAATATTGGACACCAAAGAAAGGAACCTGTTTGCCCATCCTTGCAATTCAGCATAATGGGGCAAAAGCTTTATGTCAGCCAAGAACAG GTTACTGTTGGACGGAAGCCAGTGACAGGCATACGGTTATGTCTAGAAGGAAGCAAGCAGAATCGACTTTGTATTCATCTTCAGCACTTAGCATCTCTACCAAATATCCTTCGGCCATATTGGGGTAGCGATGTGGCAATTGGTGCTCCCAAGTGGCAAGGACCTGAAGAGCAAGACAGCCGATGGTTCGAACCATTAAAATGGAAAAACTTCTCTCATGTGAGCACTGCACCAATTGAGAACCCTGAAGCCTTCACAGGGGATCACTCTGGTGTCTACATAGTCACTGGAGCACAGCTCGGAGTGTGGGATTTTGGATCGAGAAATGTCTTGTACATGAAGCTATTATATTCCAGGCTGCCAGGCTGCACCATCCGGAGATCCGTGTGGGATCATACACAAAATGAAAAGTTGAAGAAAGCGACATCCACTGGCGACTCAAGTTCAGGTTCAAGAGAACATGTCGCTGGCAACAAGTTGGCGAAGTTTGTAGACATGTCTGAGATGAGCAAGGGGCCACGAGACCATCCTGGTCACTGGTTGGTTACGGGTGGAAAGCTTGGCGTGGAGAGAGGGAAGATTGTTTTAAGAATGAAATATTCGTTACTAAGTTATTGA
- the LOC137744235 gene encoding uncharacterized protein: protein MGDRRRRSMAMQIAQYQERMEIEDAELFNAEVELINSFMQSEHHGESSHRGSVTGCSYVQRDREECHDRMMKDYFIERPRFPAHDFQRVDATGRQGLSPHQKLTSAFSMLANGCSADSTDEYCRLAESTVIENLKRFCKAIEGIYGATYLRNPNRADLKRLLRKAEKKRLP from the exons atgggtGATAGAAGAAGGCGTAGTATGGCAATGCAGATTGCACAATACCAAGAAAGGATGGAGATTGAGGATGCAGAATTGTTCAATGCTGAAGTTGAACTTATCAACTCGTTTATGCAATCTGAGCACCATGGCGAATCTAGCCATCGTGGCTCTGTCACGGGGTGTTCATATGTGCAGCGTGATAGAGAAGAGTGTCATGATCGaatgatgaaagattatttcatcGAGCGTCCGAGATTTCCTGCTCATGATTTTCAGAG GGTAGATGCCACAGGCCGACAAGGTctatcacctcatcagaagctCACATCTGCTTTTAGCATGCTAGCTAATGGATGCTCTGCAGACTCAACTGACGAGTATTGCCGACTTGCAGAAAGTACTGTTATTGAGAACCTGAAGCGCTTCTGTAAGGCAATTGAAGGCATATATGGAGCCACATACCTCCGCAACCCAAATCGTGCAGACTTGAAGAGGCTTCTACGCAAGGCAGAAAAAAAGAGGCTTCCCTGA
- the LOC137745499 gene encoding serine/threonine-protein kinase STY13-like isoform X2, translating to MSCRVRSGGREEREREQAVLRNSVEGVEPKSGTQNGLIAAQQLTIDDNLLVDPKLLFIGAKIGEGAHGKVYEGRYGNQIVAIKVLHRGSTTEERAALEGRFAREVNMMSRVKHENLVKFIGACKEPLMVIVTELLPGMSLRKYLMSIRPNPLELHVAIKFALDIAHAMECLHANGIIHRDLKPDNLLLTANQKHVKLADFGLAREESVTEMMTAETGTYRWMAPELYSTVTLRQGEKKHYNNKVDVYSFGIVLWELLTNRMPFEGMSNLQAAYAAAFKHARPLLSEDVSPDLAFIIQSCWVEDPNLRPTFSQIIRMLNSFLFKLSPPSPPIPDTDTKEAAASNGTMTEFSVRTRGKFAFLRQLFNAKRTKSSQ from the exons ATGAGTTGCAGAGTGAGGAGCGGCGGAAGGGAAGAGAGGGAGCGTGAGCAAGCGGTTTTGAGGAACTCTGTGGAGGGTGTCGAGCCTAAATCAGGCACGCAGAATGGTTTGATTGCTGCCCAGCAGCTGACAATCGACGACAATTTGCTGGTGGACCCGAAATTGTTGTTTATCGGGGCAAAAATTGGTGAGGGAGCGCATGGGAAGGTTTATGAAGGAAG GTACGGAAATCAAATTGTGGCGATCAAAGTCCTCCATCGTGGTAGCACTACCGAAGAAAGAGCTGCACTTGAGGGTCGTTTTGCCCGTGAAGTTAATATGATGTCGCGAGTAAAACATGAAAATCTTGTTAAG TTCATTGGAGCTTGTAAGGAGCCACTAATGGTGATAGTTACTGAGCTATTACCTGGGATGTCACTGAGGAAGTACCTGATGAGTATTCGTCCAAATCCATTAGAGCTCCATGTGGCCATTAAATTTGCTCTTGACATCGCTCATGCTATGGAATGTTTACATGCCAATGGGATCATACATAGAGATCTAAAACCTG ATAATTTGTTGCTTACAGCAAATCAGAAACATGTAAAGCTTGCAGATTTTGGTCTTGCAAGAGAAGAAAGTGTTACAGAGATGATGACGGCAGAAACTGGGACTTACCGCTGGATGGCTCCTGAG CTGTATAGCACGGTTACTCTACGCCAGGGAGAGAAGAAGCATTACAATAACAAGGTTGATGTATATAGCTTTGGGATTGTCTTATGGGAATTATTGACTAACCGCATGCCCTTCGAAGGCATGTCCAATTTGCAGGCTGCTTATGCTGCTGCTTTCAAG CACGCGAGGCCTCTACTTTCGGAGGACGTATCCCCTGATCTTGCATTTATCATCCAGTCATGTTGGGTTGAAGACCCTAATCTAAGGCCTACGTTCAGCCAGATCATCCGCATGCTCAACTCATTCCTCTTCAAGCTCTCGCCACCCTCACCGCCTATACCAGACACTGACACGAAAGAAGCAGCAGCGAGTAATGGTACAATGACTGAATTCTCTGTCCGGACAAGAGGGAAGTTCGCTTTCCTCAGGCAACTGTTCAATGCCAAGAGGACCAAGAGCTCACAATGA